In Oncorhynchus clarkii lewisi isolate Uvic-CL-2024 chromosome 16, UVic_Ocla_1.0, whole genome shotgun sequence, one genomic interval encodes:
- the LOC139368089 gene encoding antigen peptide transporter 2 — protein sequence MAHLKTYGLVLLYDLVLWGALWTGLVLLEFSSSGGLVGLWAFGALRWALHHSITLVLSEGKPQPVLRRWVAVLCLLPPVFESGRMVMVPASTADDLGLVPGPSMVVLALVSSTVACLAWELGFPDDGGNQGKEKKKKQEARAQLMRVVRYCKPDTLYLAAAFLFLSLAVICETFIPYYQGKVIDTLSGQYQHNSFMYAIGGMGLVSLGSALCSGLRGGLFMCSLSRLNKRMRHMLFHNLVQQDIPFFEENKPGSLVSRLSYDVDKMGRSVALNSNVLVRSLVKTAGMLFLMLGLSWQLTLLTMVEMPLLTLLQTKYNTYNQEFIKQLQDCQAQIKELASQAIGAVRTVRSFRAEEKEQDRYNQALERMYKVQEHKGIISAVHLLLRRVVTVGLKVAMLFLCRRLISAGQLSIGSVLAFVLFQKDMVTNMKQLVYVFGDMLCTVGAAAKVFTFLDRKPDQKEAGELAPAKLQGKLAFHHVSFYYPSRQNTPALKAVSLELHPGKMTALVGPSGGGKSSCVSLLARLYEPKEGQVLLDGQPLHCYQHQYLHQKMALVSQEPVLFSGSIRHNIEYGLVGCTLEKVKEAAKSANIHDFICTLEQGYDTDVGECGGQLSSGQKQCIAIARALVREPQVLILDEATSGMDINTQHAVQGVLAGSVGLTVLVVAHRLQTVEKADHIIFMEGGEVVEQGTHQELMASKGRYHRLKEKLFED from the exons ATGGCTCATTTAAAAACATATGGGCTGGTCCTTCTCTATGACCTAGTGCTGTGGGGGGCACTGTGGACTGGGTTAGTGCTACTTGAGTTCTCCAGTAGTGGAGGACTGGTGGGGTTATGGGCCTTTGGAGCCCTAAGGTGGGCATTGCACCACTCAATCACCCTGGTGCTTTCTGAAGGAAAGCCACAGCCAGTGCTGAGGAGATGGGTGGCAGTGCTCTGCCTCTTACCTCCTGTGTTTGAAAGTGGACGTATGGTCATGGTGCCTGCATCGACTGCCGACGACCTGGGTCTGGTGCCTGGCCCAAGCATGGTGGTCTTGGCCCTGGTATCCTCCACTGTGGCCTGCCTGGCATGGGAGCTGGGCTTCCCTGATGATGGAGGGAACCaagggaaggagaagaagaagaaacaggagGCCAGGGCACAGTTGATGAGGGTGGTGCGATACTGCAAACCAGACACCCTCTACCTGGCTGCAGCCTTCCTCTTCCTCAGCCTGGCTGTCATCT GTGAGACGTTTATCCCTTACTACCAGGGGAAGGTCATTGATACACTGAGTGGTCAGTACCAGCACAACAGCTTCATGTACGCCATTGGAGGCATGGGACTCGTCTCACTAGGAAG TGCTCTGTGCTCAGGCCTGCGAGGGGGCTTGTTCATGTGTAGCCTGTCCAGACTCAACAAGAGGATGAGACACATGCTGTTCCACAACCTGGTACAACAGGACATACCCTTCTTTGAGGAGAACAAACCAG GAAGCCTTGTCTCACGCCTCAGCTATGATGTGGACAAGATGGGACGCTCTGTGGCTCTGAACAGTAATGTGCTGGTGCGCAGCCTGGTGAAGACGGCTGGTATGCTGTTCCTGATGCTGGGCCTGTCCTGGCAGCTCACCCTGCTCACCATGGTGGAGATGCCCCTCCTCACCCTGCTGCAGACCAAATATAACACATACAACCAG GAGTTCATTAAGCAGCTGCAGGACTGCCAGGCCCAGATCAAGGAGCTGGCATCCCAGGCCATTGGGGCGGTGAGAACGGTTCGCAGCTTCAGAGCTGAGGAGAAGGAGCAAGATAGGTACAACCAAGCACTGGAGAGGATGTACAAGGTCCAGGAGCACAAGGGCATCATCAGTGCCGTCCACCTTTTACTGAGAAGG GTGGTGACAGTGGGCCTAAAGGTGGCCATGCTGTTCCTGTGTCGGAGGCTCATCTCGGCTGGCCAGCTGAGCATTGGCAGTGTGCTGGCTTTTGTCCTCTTCCAGAAAGACATGGTGACCAATATGAAG CAACTTGTGTATGTCTTTGGAGACATGCTGTGCACTGTCGGGGCGGCAGCCAAGGTGTTCACATTTCTGGACAGAAAGCCAGACCAGAAAGAAGCAGGAGAGCTGGCTCCTGCAAAGCTTCAGGGGAAACTTGCTTTCCACCATGTCAGCTTCTACTATCCCTCACGCCAAAATACACCCGCACTGAAG GCTGTGAGTCTGGAACTGCATCCGGGGAAGATGACAGCGCTGGTGGGGCCCTCTGGTGGCGGGAAGAGCTCCTGCGTcagcctgctggcaaggttgtaTGAGCCCAAGGAGGGCCAGGTGCTGTTGGATGGACAGCCCCTGCACTGCTACCAGCACCAGTACCTGCATCAGAAG ATGGCCCTGGTGTCCCAGGAACCAGTGCTCTTCTCTGGATCTATCAGACACAACATAGAGTACGGCCTCGTGGGATGCACCCTGGAGAAGGTGAAAGAGGCTGCGAAGAGCGCCAACATCCACGACTTTATTTGTACGCTGGAACAGGGCTACGACACAG ATGTAGGTGAGTGTGGAGGGCAGCTGTCTTCTGGACAGAAGCAGTGCATCGCCATAGCCAGAGCTCTGGTTCGAGAGCCACAGGTCCTAATTCTGGACGAGGCAACCAGCGGCATGGACATCAACACACAGCATGCG GTGCAGGGCGTCCTGGCAGGCTCAGTGGGCCTGACAGTGTTGGTGGTGGCCCATCGGCTGCAGACTGTGGAGAAGGCTGACCACATCATCTTCATGGAGGGCGGGGAGGTGGTTGAGCAGGGCACACACCAGGAGCTCATGGCTAGCAAGGGGCGCTACCATCGGCTCAAAGAGAAACTCTTTGAGGACTGA